Proteins co-encoded in one Setaria viridis chromosome 9, Setaria_viridis_v4.0, whole genome shotgun sequence genomic window:
- the LOC117836646 gene encoding silicon efflux transporter LSI3, with protein sequence MTELAPLPKVLLGSLAFGVFWMLAVFPSVPFLPIGRTAGALLGAVLMIVFHVISPDDAYASIDLPILGLLFATMVLGGYLKGAGMFKHLGAVLAWRSQGGRDLLCRVCVVTALASALFTNDTCCVVLTEFVLELAAERGLPAKPFLLALATSANVGSSATPIGNPQNLVIAFNSRITFLQFFFGILPAMLAGMAVNTVMLLCMYWKDLEGASPDEVAAVKEAEAAEEGRSPAASVLSLNKCSTSPGGGAALRLRQNGHANGNNGHDAESVMSENISTKHRWFMQCSEQRRKLFLKSFAYVVTVGMLVAYMLGLNMSWTAITTAIALVVVDFRDAEPCLDKVSYSLLVFFSGMFVTVSGFNKTGLPGAIWNFMAPYAKINHVSGVTVLSLIILLLSNLASNVPTVLLMGDEVAASAATISASAVTRSWLLLAWVSTVAGNLSLLGSAANLIVCEQARRAPRNAHDLTFWSHVVFGVPSTLVVTAIGIPLIGKISV encoded by the exons ATGACTGAGCTGGCGCCTCTCcccaaggtgttgctggggtcGCTGGCGTTCGGGGTGTTCTGGATGCTGGCGGTGTTCCCGTCGGTGCCGTTCCTCCCGATCGGCCGCACGGCGGGGGCGCTGCTGGGGGCGGTGCTCATGATCGTGTTCCACGTGATCAGCCCCGACGACGCGTACGCCTCCATTGACCTCCCGATCCTGGGCCTGCTCTTCGCCACTATGGTGCTCGGCGGCTACCTCAAGGGCGCCGGCATGTTCAAGCACCTGGGCGCGGTGCTGGCGTGGCGGAGCCAGGGTGGGCGCGACCTGCTCTGCCGCGTCTGCGTCGTCACGGCGCTCGCCAGCGCGCTCTTCACCAACGACACCTGCTGCGTGGTGCTCACCGAGTTCGTgctcgagctcgccgccgaGCGGGGGCTACCCGCCAAGCCCTTCCTGCTCGCGCTCGCCACCAGCGCCAACGTCGGCTCCAGCGCCACCCCCATCGGGAACCCGCAGAACCTCGTCATCGCCTTCAACAGCAGGATCACCTTCCTCCAGTTCTTCTTCGGCATCCTCCCGGCCATGCTCGCCGGGATGGCCGTCAACACGGTCATGCTgctctgcatgtactggaaggACCTCGAGGGCGCCAGCCccgacgaggtcgccgccgtcaaggaggcggaggccgccgaggaggggcgctcgccggcggcctcggtGCTCTCGCTCAACAAGTGCAGTActagccccggcggcggcgccgccctgcGCCTGCGCCAGAACGGCCACGCCAACGGCAATAACGGCCACGACGCGGAGTCGGTGATGTCGGAGAACATCTCGACCAAGCACCGGTGGTTCATGCAGTGCTCGGAGCAGCGGCGGAAGCTGTTCCTCAAGAGCTTCGCGTACGTGGTCACCGTCGGCATGCTCGTCGCCTACATGCTCGGGCTCAACATGTCATGGACAGCCATCACCACCGCCAtcgccctcgtcgtcgtcgacttccGCGACGCCGAGCCGTGCCTCGACAAG GTGTCCTACTCGCTGCTGGTCTTCTTCTCGGGGATGTTTGTGACGGTGAGCGGCTTCAACAAGACGGGGCTCCCCGGGGCCATCTGGAACTTCATGGCGCCCTACGCCAAGATCAACCACGTCAGCGGCGTCACCGTGCTCTCCCTCATCATCCTGCTCCTCTCCAACCTCGCCTCCAACGTGCCAACTG TGCTGCTGATGGGGGACGAGGTGGCGGCGTCCGCGGCGACCATCTCCGCGTCGGCGGTGACGCGGTCGTGGCTGCTGCTGGCGTGGGTGAGCACGGTGGCGGGCAACCTGTCGCTGCTGGGGTCGGCGGCGAACCTGATCGTGTGCGAgcaggcgcgccgcgcgccgcgcaaCGCCCACGACCTCACCTTCTGGAGCCACGTCGTGTTCGGTGTCCCCTCCACGCTCGTCGTCACCGCCATCGGCATACCGCTCATCGGCAAGATCTCCGTCTAG